In one window of Prevotella sp. E13-17 DNA:
- a CDS encoding M48 family metallopeptidase has translation MKPSDFIPPEDAAALRQMEGIPGFAALVKKILAIGIENLQYGVNMASTIRLSERQLPKIYKHLPPICRHLGISEPEFYLQMDPNPNAWTMGDTRIYIVVTSGLLEMMSDEELDAILAHECGHILCRHVLYHTVAQWD, from the coding sequence ATGAAACCATCCGATTTTATACCTCCTGAAGATGCTGCTGCACTGCGACAGATGGAGGGAATCCCTGGCTTTGCAGCATTGGTGAAGAAGATACTGGCCATTGGCATTGAGAACTTGCAGTATGGGGTGAATATGGCATCCACCATACGGCTGTCGGAGCGGCAGTTGCCAAAGATATATAAGCATCTGCCACCTATTTGCAGGCATTTGGGCATTTCTGAGCCGGAGTTCTATCTCCAGATGGATCCCAATCCCAATGCATGGACAATGGGTGATACGCGGATTTATATCGTTGTCACCTCTGGATTGCTGGAGATGATGAGTGATGAGGAATTGGATGCCATCCTCGCCCATGAGTGCGGACATATCCTGTGCCGACACGTGCTCTACCACACCGTGGCGCAATGGGATTAG
- a CDS encoding ATP-binding protein, with protein sequence MEQTIINGNPWKGLSSYTYQDADRFYGRDQELKDIASVIKQNAFTTLYGISGAGKTSIINAGLFPLLDKQAFLPIYIRLDHNGGHVPYDMQIIKAVENALTSINAESEDIVGHTIDSELDKLWLYFHSRKFWSKDNHIINPIIFIDQFEEIFTKNDDVDNIWAFFNIIDSLQYSTPTERILQAMENSDQFVSFVEEQNFRMVFSMREDFLARLEDYSYNIPALRKNRIGLKPLNGQQALEVILRPRPEMVTRKVALHIISKVVGKPISDNERKLEATSVDTSILSLFCTELYNYAMSDNKGEISIPLVDLYGGNILEWFYDRNMQILPKQIYVYLENQLLTHSGFRNSVALENLLENGVLQEQLDLLAENRIIRIEDVNHNLRVEFTHDVLCKIAKKRKDERDAIEKMKGEKAARRAFTIDNAILFSAFSSVLLASYYVGLNSAILLICFSLPFIAFLYMIIVNRTVADKNLSNTIWFIITGIAIEGGLAAGWSSNLDSLNINEGSPNLYGPIAASILSFIPIGILLMPFAILCKKELSKKYQYFKNMKHSAYVYLAFLLFQSILLGCFTYIVNKEEYDSSATAMLLVLFLFPSILLALSPLYVLWKDSKNKSSKLLSGYSSAYTLFILLFAIMLWVHSKYHVLPSGNSDAFEYAFVVIWGAIGILSIFYAIQYVKQPKKQSFTDYYKNVLSFQAFIKYKSFKTRLYTILICFAIFLMGVIATKYIDVVPFVALPIACLLSVHAGCSEFKLTTPKTAFSLKLIVPIIILSEIIVGVQYVIGKFKLYLIILAAISITIWVLYHLLHKEVLQNRKLFALRVSAFAVFVGFLLPLICLGYNIFNISLNSVSRVWNGAISSDARNIYFMTIQDEEGNFGVMDYSEIIVEPKYKRIASTFSINTNIVESVYPLRYTLMEIFKVRYRGSGYAAYSYAYEKQSEDYEKLLSFDVMTADGRNETLNGLHFLGFKNKYGISYVNSWLKNYQGYAMPFLSYDNKCISEKDRKATMVKLFIQELANTCKNMEDLDNYRFYGGIGKIRVWDYDGDVMKLLIRCYNEATLEPLLKKNEKSPFTIEQLEQAALNASYLFVSDRSGELEDAILNRLWNKVNQEDGHSNGISNENRSYLYLLSGNKAKAEQNAKASMTAYPNSLNASCNLCLSLYFGGKLSEMDEELIKFGKTNLNTTDSIVAYYNNISSKIAHMTDLGILKKDNELLSHVVSVFKWDDSNINKQRIALEESGDALNAMAYEFARDAKYSLAMMCIEKAIRLYPKEANYYDSKGEILLMQGNSQDALNMWKKVIDIDSDFLDSHNSVLYRQLLELDLLSD encoded by the coding sequence ATGGAACAAACTATCATCAACGGAAATCCCTGGAAGGGGTTGTCAAGCTATACATATCAGGATGCAGACCGTTTCTATGGTCGCGACCAGGAACTAAAAGATATTGCCTCTGTCATCAAGCAGAATGCATTTACAACTTTGTATGGTATATCTGGAGCCGGTAAAACGTCTATCATCAACGCAGGTCTGTTTCCGCTGTTAGACAAGCAGGCTTTTCTACCAATATACATCCGTCTTGACCACAATGGCGGACACGTTCCATACGATATGCAAATCATTAAAGCTGTAGAAAATGCTCTTACATCTATCAATGCAGAATCGGAGGATATTGTCGGGCATACGATAGATTCCGAACTTGACAAACTGTGGCTTTATTTCCATTCCCGTAAATTTTGGTCAAAAGACAATCATATCATCAACCCTATTATCTTTATAGACCAGTTTGAGGAAATATTTACGAAGAATGATGACGTGGACAATATATGGGCATTCTTCAATATTATAGATTCTCTTCAGTATAGCACTCCTACTGAAAGAATACTCCAGGCAATGGAAAACTCCGACCAATTTGTTTCATTTGTCGAAGAGCAGAATTTCCGCATGGTTTTCTCTATGCGCGAGGATTTCTTGGCACGATTAGAGGATTATTCGTATAACATTCCAGCTCTCCGTAAGAACAGGATAGGACTGAAACCTCTGAATGGTCAGCAAGCATTAGAGGTTATTCTAAGGCCCCGTCCTGAAATGGTGACACGAAAGGTTGCATTGCATATCATTTCAAAAGTTGTAGGAAAACCTATTTCAGATAATGAGCGTAAACTTGAGGCAACGTCTGTTGACACCTCCATTCTGTCTTTGTTCTGTACAGAACTGTATAACTATGCAATGTCAGATAATAAAGGCGAAATATCAATCCCTTTGGTAGACCTTTATGGAGGAAATATACTTGAATGGTTCTATGATCGTAACATGCAGATACTACCCAAGCAGATTTATGTCTATTTGGAAAATCAGTTGTTGACCCATAGTGGATTCAGAAACTCTGTGGCATTAGAGAATCTTCTTGAAAATGGTGTTCTGCAAGAACAGCTTGATTTGTTGGCAGAAAACCGCATTATCCGTATAGAAGATGTCAATCATAACCTCCGTGTTGAATTTACCCATGATGTGCTCTGCAAAATAGCCAAAAAGCGCAAGGATGAGCGAGACGCTATTGAAAAGATGAAAGGCGAAAAGGCTGCTCGTCGTGCGTTCACGATTGATAATGCCATACTATTTTCAGCTTTCTCTTCCGTATTATTGGCTTCTTATTACGTAGGCCTGAATTCTGCGATACTCTTAATATGTTTTTCCCTGCCATTCATTGCTTTTCTTTATATGATAATTGTAAACAGGACGGTTGCTGATAAAAACCTAAGCAATACTATTTGGTTTATTATCACAGGTATTGCGATAGAAGGAGGATTAGCTGCAGGATGGAGTAGTAATTTGGATTCTCTCAATATAAATGAAGGTTCTCCCAACTTATACGGTCCTATTGCTGCTTCAATTCTTTCATTTATACCAATAGGAATTCTATTGATGCCTTTTGCTATATTGTGTAAAAAGGAACTAAGTAAAAAATACCAATACTTTAAAAATATGAAGCATTCTGCTTATGTGTATTTGGCTTTTCTTTTATTTCAATCAATCTTATTGGGCTGCTTTACATACATCGTTAATAAAGAAGAATATGATTCATCCGCTACAGCAATGCTTCTCGTTCTATTTCTATTTCCAAGCATTCTATTGGCGCTATCACCTCTCTATGTGCTATGGAAAGACTCAAAAAACAAATCATCAAAGTTATTGTCAGGGTATTCATCAGCCTATACATTGTTTATTTTATTGTTTGCAATTATGTTATGGGTGCATTCGAAATATCATGTATTACCTTCTGGAAATTCCGATGCGTTTGAATATGCGTTTGTCGTAATATGGGGTGCAATAGGAATACTGAGCATATTTTATGCTATACAATATGTAAAACAACCTAAAAAACAAAGTTTCACTGACTATTACAAAAACGTATTAAGCTTTCAGGCTTTTATTAAATACAAGTCGTTCAAAACCCGTTTATATACAATATTGATTTGTTTCGCCATATTCTTGATGGGTGTTATTGCAACTAAATACATTGATGTTGTACCATTCGTCGCGTTACCTATAGCGTGCCTATTGTCTGTTCATGCGGGGTGCTCCGAATTCAAGTTGACAACACCAAAAACTGCTTTCTCACTCAAACTGATTGTACCTATTATTATATTATCTGAAATAATTGTGGGTGTTCAATACGTGATTGGAAAGTTTAAATTATATTTAATTATCCTGGCTGCAATATCAATAACGATTTGGGTTTTATATCATCTATTACATAAAGAAGTTCTTCAAAACAGGAAACTGTTTGCTTTACGCGTTTCTGCCTTCGCAGTATTTGTAGGATTCCTTTTGCCCTTGATATGTTTGGGCTATAATATCTTCAATATTTCTTTAAATTCTGTTAGTAGAGTGTGGAATGGTGCTATATCAAGCGATGCGCGTAATATTTATTTCATGACGATACAAGATGAAGAAGGAAATTTTGGCGTTATGGATTATTCAGAAATAATCGTTGAACCTAAATACAAGAGAATCGCATCTACGTTTTCTATAAACACGAATATTGTTGAATCCGTCTATCCATTGAGATACACGCTAATGGAGATCTTTAAAGTCAGATACAGAGGAAGTGGCTATGCTGCTTATTCATATGCATATGAGAAGCAATCTGAAGACTATGAGAAACTGCTGTCATTTGATGTAATGACCGCAGATGGAAGGAATGAAACCTTGAATGGTCTTCATTTTCTTGGGTTTAAAAATAAATATGGTATTAGTTATGTCAACAGCTGGTTAAAGAATTACCAAGGATATGCAATGCCTTTCTTAAGTTATGACAACAAATGTATCTCCGAGAAAGATAGAAAAGCGACAATGGTGAAACTTTTCATTCAAGAGCTTGCAAATACCTGTAAGAATATGGAAGACTTAGATAACTACAGATTTTATGGTGGAATAGGAAAGATACGAGTTTGGGATTATGATGGTGATGTTATGAAGTTACTTATAAGATGTTATAATGAAGCTACTTTAGAACCGTTGCTAAAAAAGAACGAGAAATCTCCTTTCACAATTGAGCAATTAGAGCAGGCAGCTCTAAATGCCAGCTACCTTTTTGTTTCGGATAGATCTGGGGAACTTGAGGACGCAATTTTAAATAGACTATGGAATAAGGTGAATCAGGAGGATGGACATTCCAATGGTATTTCTAATGAGAATAGGTCATACCTATATTTATTATCTGGCAATAAAGCCAAAGCAGAGCAAAATGCAAAAGCGTCTATGACTGCATATCCCAACAGCCTTAATGCTTCATGCAATTTATGTCTCTCCCTTTATTTTGGTGGGAAATTGTCAGAAATGGATGAAGAGCTAATAAAGTTTGGAAAAACAAATCTAAATACTACCGATAGTATTGTGGCTTATTATAATAACATATCTTCGAAAATAGCTCACATGACCGATTTAGGAATATTGAAAAAGGATAACGAATTGTTGTCACATGTAGTATCTGTATTTAAATGGGATGATAGTAACATTAATAAGCAAAGAATCGCTTTAGAGGAGTCGGGTGATGCTTTGAACGCTATGGCATATGAATTTGCAAGGGATGCCAAATATAGTTTGGCAATGATGTGCATCGAAAAAGCCATAAGACTATACCCCAAAGAAGCAAACTACTATGATTCTAAAGGAGAGATTTTACTTATGCAAGGGAATTCTCAAGATGCATTGAATATGTGGAAAAAGGTAATCGATATAGATTCGGATTTCCTCGATAGTCATAATTCCGTCCTGTATAGGCAATTGTTAGAGCTGGACCTATTGTCTGATTAA
- a CDS encoding IS4 family transposase produces MISIMQVFALFLFSLAEANEKRNWMIYRDFAQPLIKEAKMLYRDDYFRLGLKERVYALDSTTIQLCLELSPWAEFHHGEGAVKMHTLIDLRGSIPSYIIMTNGLVHDSKVMPMIPVEACAFYLMDKGYVFFKQLYECFHLKGAFFVTRAKDNMVYEVAEEHEVDKSAGLISYQIIRLTGKNPSVEYPEPLRMVVYEDYSTDNVYRFLTNNLTIDSLTVAELYRERWMVELFFKWVKQHLHIKKFYGTTENAVYLQLWIAVCDYLLLIIAKKKFRLPQSLHAISNAIGPLLFKQSDIHSIFNVTKDDNNNRSDDPPIQLSFW; encoded by the coding sequence ATGATCTCTATCATGCAGGTCTTTGCTCTGTTCCTTTTCTCATTGGCAGAAGCCAACGAGAAAAGGAACTGGATGATATACAGGGATTTCGCGCAACCCCTTATAAAGGAAGCGAAGATGCTGTATCGCGATGACTACTTCCGTCTTGGCCTTAAAGAAAGGGTCTATGCTTTAGACAGTACCACCATCCAGCTATGTCTGGAATTATCCCCATGGGCAGAGTTTCATCACGGAGAAGGCGCCGTAAAGATGCATACCTTGATTGATTTGAGAGGAAGCATCCCGTCCTATATCATAATGACAAACGGACTGGTGCACGATTCCAAGGTTATGCCGATGATACCTGTTGAAGCATGTGCCTTCTATCTTATGGACAAGGGCTATGTATTCTTTAAGCAGCTTTATGAGTGTTTTCATCTCAAGGGAGCATTCTTCGTTACCAGAGCAAAAGATAACATGGTGTATGAGGTCGCAGAGGAACATGAGGTTGACAAATCAGCAGGACTCATCAGCTATCAAATAATCCGTCTGACGGGTAAGAATCCCTCGGTGGAGTATCCTGAGCCATTGCGTATGGTAGTATACGAGGACTACTCAACAGATAACGTCTACCGATTTCTTACGAACAACTTAACCATTGATTCTCTGACAGTTGCAGAACTGTATAGAGAAAGATGGATGGTCGAACTGTTCTTCAAATGGGTGAAGCAACACCTGCATATCAAGAAGTTCTATGGGACTACTGAGAATGCTGTCTATCTACAGCTTTGGATTGCCGTGTGTGACTACCTGCTACTCATCATTGCAAAGAAGAAATTCCGTCTGCCTCAGTCGCTTCATGCAATCTCAAATGCTATTGGTCCGCTCCTATTCAAGCAAAGTGATATCCATTCCATATTCAATGTAACTAAAGATGATAATAATAACCGTTCGGACGATCCACCTATACAACTTTCGTTTTGGTGA
- a CDS encoding PrsW family intramembrane metalloprotease, producing MSIILVLAAALLPAILLLLYIWKKDPQPEPTSWLIKAVVWGMAICIPVAFLEMLIQTVFWGVDGEPTTLIGSTMQAFVVAALPEESFKLLALWLVLRKNSYFDEHFDGIVYAVCVGLGFAAIENIFYVLSEEEWVSVAISRALLAVPGHYAFAILMGYYYSVYHFVDHSPKVAACILLVPVAAHGVYDALAMSGLVNPYIGGLSFFVLIWFCVKLHKVAKTKVMALIEKDKKNIILQII from the coding sequence ATGAGTATAATACTAGTATTAGCGGCAGCACTTCTTCCAGCTATTCTGCTTTTGTTATACATATGGAAGAAAGACCCACAACCAGAACCGACATCTTGGCTGATTAAAGCCGTAGTGTGGGGTATGGCAATTTGTATTCCTGTCGCTTTTCTCGAAATGCTAATCCAAACTGTGTTTTGGGGCGTTGACGGAGAACCAACAACTCTAATTGGCTCCACTATGCAAGCTTTTGTTGTAGCTGCTTTACCTGAAGAATCATTCAAACTTCTTGCGCTATGGCTGGTACTGCGCAAGAATTCCTATTTCGATGAGCATTTTGATGGAATCGTATATGCCGTATGTGTAGGCCTCGGATTTGCAGCTATTGAGAACATATTCTATGTGTTGAGTGAAGAGGAATGGGTGTCAGTAGCTATATCCCGTGCATTGTTGGCTGTGCCTGGTCATTATGCCTTTGCAATACTGATGGGTTACTACTATTCTGTCTATCATTTCGTTGACCATTCACCCAAAGTAGCTGCTTGTATTCTATTAGTACCAGTAGCGGCTCATGGCGTTTATGATGCCTTGGCGATGAGTGGGCTTGTGAATCCATATATTGGAGGGCTGAGTTTCTTTGTCCTCATTTGGTTCTGCGTCAAGCTGCATAAGGTGGCAAAGACCAAAGTTATGGCACTTATTGAAAAAGATAAAAAAAACATTATCCTACAGATTATATAG
- a CDS encoding zinc-ribbon domain-containing protein: MATYSKKKLLAAHPSQINAIAEAIQNDFVRDDFEVNVDTLMSGGKDISITKGNLFKAVLGMRSALKVTLIPQTDGVLFDANVGIYGQQAIPTVISILFFWPVLITQIWGLVEQSSLDDRALALAEQAIAGGTSSSASASSFTSPFTGTHKFCTNCGTKTDGTSKFCPECGAKLG; this comes from the coding sequence ATGGCAACATATAGCAAAAAGAAATTGTTGGCTGCGCACCCCTCGCAGATTAATGCCATTGCAGAGGCTATCCAAAACGACTTTGTGCGCGACGACTTTGAGGTGAATGTCGATACGCTGATGAGTGGTGGCAAGGACATCAGCATCACCAAAGGCAACCTTTTCAAGGCCGTACTGGGTATGCGTTCTGCCCTGAAGGTCACGCTCATCCCTCAGACTGACGGCGTGCTCTTCGATGCTAACGTGGGTATCTATGGTCAGCAGGCCATCCCCACCGTCATCTCCATACTCTTCTTCTGGCCCGTACTCATCACCCAGATATGGGGCTTGGTGGAGCAGTCCTCCCTCGACGACCGTGCCTTGGCACTTGCAGAGCAAGCCATTGCCGGAGGCACTTCATCGTCTGCTTCTGCATCATCGTTCACGTCTCCCTTCACAGGCACACATAAGTTCTGCACCAACTGTGGTACTAAGACCGACGGCACCTCCAAGTTCTGTCCGGAGTGTGGAGCGAAGTTGGGGTAA
- a CDS encoding TIR domain-containing protein has product MQQERFDIFISYKRKSLPTANNLYYRLTTRGYSTFFDLEEMGRDNFNVQLLTYIENAKDVFVILEEGSLDACKDDEWEKDWFCQEIAFALEKKRNIIPILIGGYKMPSQEFFPERLKELSLKNAPDFNFSFFEAYLDKLIKKDYLLSNPNILDKTTSVFKFYSNENCQVFKEGKLVCSLEGMSDEPYYLPVPRKGDYRFKVVNVVTNLSMIIDEEIDAMQEKIVEIEWRIKDNKDKTVPQHELKALPLENKHDNKGVQYLDECDSFNVNIPVSINDQSTPMAIFVGPPAVGKTMTIVRLAKYLMQKGYTVSADRSFRPCNDSYYCNLCDYFDYLIANNIQARGNCWNECVMISVGRGNSSVLQCIDVPGDIFNSNDCIPAYFHQIVHTHNPKIWIMLIEPKWKGKEVSESYIKNIYKYRKSFISSSDKVILLINKVDITFHVYEKDRVMMSTLISELQNYYPGLMDSFRNSNKFVSIIRKYICDIIPFQTGMYTLNNMGTSMFTPASDYFPELLWKSLKY; this is encoded by the coding sequence ATGCAGCAGGAAAGATTTGACATATTCATAAGCTATAAGCGAAAGAGCCTACCTACGGCGAACAATCTGTATTACAGGCTGACGACTCGTGGCTACTCCACATTCTTCGATTTGGAAGAAATGGGGAGAGATAATTTCAATGTGCAACTGCTAACCTACATAGAGAATGCAAAGGATGTGTTTGTTATCTTGGAGGAAGGCTCTCTTGATGCTTGTAAAGATGACGAATGGGAGAAAGACTGGTTTTGCCAAGAAATAGCTTTTGCTTTGGAGAAGAAAAGGAATATAATCCCCATTTTAATAGGCGGTTACAAGATGCCCTCACAGGAATTCTTTCCTGAAAGGCTGAAGGAGCTTAGTCTAAAAAATGCGCCAGATTTTAACTTTTCATTCTTTGAGGCATATCTTGACAAACTAATTAAGAAGGATTATCTCCTTTCCAACCCGAACATTCTTGACAAAACAACATCTGTCTTCAAGTTCTATTCCAATGAAAATTGTCAAGTATTCAAAGAGGGGAAATTAGTATGTAGTCTTGAAGGGATGTCTGATGAACCTTATTACTTGCCAGTACCAAGGAAAGGGGATTATAGGTTCAAGGTTGTTAATGTTGTGACAAATCTGTCAATGATAATTGATGAGGAAATAGATGCGATGCAAGAAAAAATAGTTGAAATAGAGTGGAGGATAAAGGATAATAAAGATAAGACAGTTCCTCAGCATGAGCTTAAAGCTCTACCGTTAGAAAACAAACATGATAATAAAGGTGTCCAATATCTAGATGAATGTGATTCTTTCAACGTTAACATTCCCGTATCAATTAATGATCAATCCACTCCAATGGCAATTTTTGTTGGACCGCCAGCAGTTGGAAAAACCATGACAATTGTGAGATTAGCAAAATATCTCATGCAAAAAGGTTATACTGTTTCAGCAGATAGGTCTTTTAGACCTTGTAACGATTCATATTATTGCAATTTGTGTGATTATTTTGACTACCTAATTGCAAATAACATTCAAGCTAGGGGAAATTGTTGGAATGAATGCGTTATGATTAGTGTGGGGAGAGGGAATAGCTCAGTACTGCAATGCATAGATGTTCCTGGCGATATATTCAATAGTAATGATTGTATACCAGCTTATTTTCATCAAATTGTACACACACATAATCCCAAAATATGGATAATGTTGATAGAACCGAAATGGAAGGGAAAGGAGGTCTCAGAATCTTATATAAAGAACATTTATAAATATCGAAAGTCTTTCATTTCTTCCTCAGATAAAGTCATTCTGCTAATCAACAAAGTTGATATAACTTTTCATGTCTATGAAAAAGATAGAGTAATGATGAGTACTCTAATTTCCGAACTACAGAATTATTACCCTGGGCTAATGGACTCTTTTAGGAATTCAAATAAATTTGTTTCTATTATTAGAAAGTATATCTGCGATATAATTCCTTTCCAAACTGGTATGTACACATTAAATAATATGGGGACAAGCATGTTTACACCAGCATCAGACTATTTTCCTGAGTTGCTGTGGAAATCTTTAAAATATTAG
- a CDS encoding RyR domain-containing protein, which yields MMKLAAESGNNICSVLCEAFILHRREVPFEEKELLSIAQNNRWLKPEGSPLHSIGQLLAHYDLMVTRHYDATINDISAALALDNDVIVVVDKEKLYQLENNEDAPNHAVVVRGVQGESVSLFDPTLEDTDIKVPLSSFLDAWKESHNYMVRVLQSIEDYEPRPINLDDISLTDDLWELREAIAENAHDVWATARKKEGWTFGPERDDVNKKHPDLIPYSSLPDSEKEYDRLMALDTIKLVKKLGFEIVKK from the coding sequence ATGATGAAACTTGCCGCTGAGAGCGGTAATAATATCTGTAGTGTACTGTGCGAAGCATTTATCCTTCATCGAAGAGAAGTGCCATTTGAAGAAAAGGAATTACTTTCTATTGCCCAGAATAATCGATGGTTGAAGCCCGAAGGTTCTCCACTTCATTCTATCGGGCAGTTGTTGGCTCACTACGATTTGATGGTAACACGCCATTATGATGCTACAATTAATGATATTAGTGCAGCCTTGGCTCTTGATAATGACGTTATTGTTGTTGTGGATAAAGAAAAACTATATCAACTGGAGAATAACGAGGATGCCCCCAACCATGCAGTCGTTGTAAGAGGAGTCCAAGGTGAGAGTGTTTCACTATTTGACCCAACACTTGAAGATACTGACATAAAAGTTCCCTTGTCATCATTCCTGGATGCATGGAAGGAATCACACAATTACATGGTTCGTGTGCTTCAATCAATAGAGGATTATGAGCCACGCCCCATCAACCTTGACGATATTTCGCTTACCGATGACCTTTGGGAATTGCGTGAGGCCATTGCAGAGAATGCTCATGATGTATGGGCAACAGCGCGAAAGAAAGAAGGATGGACATTTGGCCCAGAACGTGATGATGTAAATAAAAAACATCCTGACCTCATCCCCTATTCATCATTGCCAGACAGTGAGAAGGAATATGACCGCTTAATGGCGCTTGATACCATCAAATTAGTAAAGAAACTCGGATTTGAAATTGTAAAGAAATGA
- a CDS encoding zinc ribbon domain-containing protein, producing MSADISCADTCSTTPWRNGISSGLANLGILGTLATPVQYALLYWYRKSELSADRAASIVTSPEVVATTMARLSGGPKSITSQIDLKEWASQADEYDKIQNNGLWNKTLQLAVIAGLDHPFSAVRVREILKWGESEQYRMIKNGGTVDSPSGRTCPRCGSPVDAGWRFCRNCGCQL from the coding sequence ATGAGTGCGGACATATCCTGTGCCGACACGTGCTCTACCACACCGTGGCGCAATGGGATTAGTAGCGGATTGGCTAATCTGGGAATCTTGGGAACGCTGGCCACTCCCGTTCAGTATGCGCTGCTCTATTGGTACCGCAAGAGTGAACTCTCTGCTGACCGCGCTGCCAGTATCGTCACTTCACCTGAGGTGGTAGCCACCACGATGGCACGATTGTCGGGCGGACCGAAGAGCATCACGTCGCAGATTGACCTGAAGGAGTGGGCATCGCAGGCTGACGAATACGATAAGATACAGAACAACGGGCTGTGGAACAAAACCCTGCAGTTAGCCGTGATAGCCGGCCTCGATCATCCGTTCTCTGCCGTTCGTGTGCGGGAGATATTGAAGTGGGGCGAGAGTGAGCAATATCGGATGATAAAGAATGGCGGAACGGTGGATAGTCCTTCTGGTCGCACCTGTCCACGATGTGGCAGTCCTGTAGATGCTGGCTGGCGTTTCTGCCGCAACTGCGGATGTCAGCTTTGA
- a CDS encoding toll/interleukin-1 receptor domain-containing protein: MESEKIWEILLDTIEQKRVVPIIGDEFFYATVNGETVNYKQYILKSLISKFNPPKELTPDFNMIADLIKVNNQMQSLMGSFSNATSIYYEIGDIVKNTPVECDQCLQDFLSSFQFPLILTTSYIPGLETILSDNIAIKAYDKTPRIDIGNVNSQNSTLYYLFGKCSKANKTYMVTEDDLLDYMHLWHNIETRPHNISEYLSDKFLLLIGCNYPNWLFRFFWHSIKNFNLLSGNEGLKGIVASSMLNSDNELSRFLSRVQTQTYANGKVFMTELKNRKRSDVQIEDEEKNGYTPNDALCDVFLSYSHRDYDTVAKIADIFEKFGAKVWFDSTALRGSDLYDKIINEKISECQRFVPILSMTTETERRGYFRKEWSWALDELRFRLGSPYIAPISIDNLDYASSHIPKEFKETHILSYHTTDFENEIKRLIRSFRQ, translated from the coding sequence ATGGAGAGCGAAAAGATTTGGGAAATACTCCTTGACACGATTGAACAGAAAAGGGTTGTACCAATTATTGGTGACGAGTTCTTTTATGCTACTGTTAACGGAGAGACAGTTAATTACAAGCAATATATTCTAAAGTCACTAATCAGTAAATTTAATCCTCCCAAAGAACTGACTCCAGACTTCAACATGATTGCTGACCTAATAAAGGTAAATAATCAGATGCAAAGTCTAATGGGATCTTTTTCTAATGCGACAAGTATATATTACGAGATAGGGGACATCGTAAAAAACACTCCTGTTGAATGTGACCAATGTCTGCAAGATTTCCTGTCATCGTTCCAATTCCCTTTGATACTAACCACATCGTATATTCCTGGATTGGAAACAATTCTTAGCGATAATATCGCAATCAAGGCATATGATAAGACACCACGAATAGATATCGGCAATGTTAATTCCCAAAACAGCACGCTATACTACCTTTTCGGTAAATGTAGCAAGGCAAACAAGACCTATATGGTAACTGAGGATGATTTGTTGGACTATATGCACCTTTGGCATAATATTGAGACAAGACCACATAACATTAGCGAATATCTTAGCGACAAGTTTCTCCTTCTTATAGGATGCAACTATCCTAATTGGTTGTTCCGATTTTTCTGGCATTCCATTAAGAATTTCAATCTGCTTTCAGGAAATGAGGGTTTGAAAGGAATTGTGGCAAGTTCTATGCTAAATTCGGACAATGAGCTATCTCGGTTTCTGTCGCGAGTCCAGACACAAACTTATGCAAATGGAAAGGTCTTTATGACTGAGCTCAAGAATAGGAAGCGTAGCGATGTACAGATAGAAGATGAAGAAAAAAATGGATACACCCCTAATGATGCGTTGTGTGATGTGTTCTTGTCTTATTCACATAGAGATTATGACACGGTCGCAAAGATTGCAGATATTTTTGAAAAGTTTGGTGCAAAAGTATGGTTTGATAGCACTGCGTTACGAGGCTCTGATTTATACGACAAAATCATCAATGAAAAAATTTCCGAATGTCAACGTTTTGTTCCAATCCTTTCCATGACCACTGAAACAGAACGCCGTGGATATTTTCGCAAGGAATGGAGTTGGGCTTTGGATGAATTGAGATTCCGACTTGGTTCACCATACATCGCACCGATATCAATTGACAATTTAGACTATGCATCAAGCCACATTCCTAAGGAATTCAAGGAAACTCACATATTGAGTTATCATACAACAGACTTTGAGAATGAGATAAAGAGACTTATACGTTCGTTTAGACAGTAA